From the Bacteroidia bacterium genome, one window contains:
- a CDS encoding T9SS type A sorting domain-containing protein yields the protein MADIYCQRFELSTGRRDPGWPVNGVPVCQTGTHNERPRIVGTDDGAFITWIDYRNDPGVQPRNRDVYLQYMQSATANPAPGWAQNGIPVSTMSDPDQINPELDVDNIPTPDGQGVVVTYQDARDYALGGAMWRVMVNHIGANTNQLYLNGDRPVTLNAPGNQEFPQIVNTGRNPAVQDRRAIIVWQDDGTNPGSFTPDIMAQALDSGANLLFPTQGAIVCDAQDAQQFPQITLWEHFPDPQTFIPLVTVGWEDSRDQQATGVDIYAGLLDARGPGVMVNPLGTNGDPICQLPYDQTQLAMDNLLASSVINENTVFAWKHHTGTEMDIWYQEVNLPSWTYQQQLNGWPVTEARGDQVLPQASRRVFTWQDGRRKPIPNDNQDDENIYCQTPGECTGATGMAWRDEFAYWTFGEDAENFRFVSDKFDGSTYIVWDEIRYPYGQPGTEYRMVFIQKLDRYGVPRWSTNGVVVNPYIGGNAASLNARLPDVCIDGQGGARVVWEQEVTGSAPSRFNCWTANVSASGVATLVPILWGGAGTGFDYREPRILPVNSPAINALIGCLSNDNLSGFRQMKLGFWTTVPGVGLFDMIPGSPGHHESLIIAWDGADYLYGVSNEPTSGNIDLANLDLAMPQATPTTPIPYSSFQGYDLAAGTTGGIMSGSAILAYAIVPPGGQTSDVFVNTYQFGALNTALMLTNNSPSEFSSHPAIDVDSLRNAGSSEEGALMVWNTAFTIPGGTYHRVESNRVTFPNAWPAPGVPEYGQNLLLDIGLTAPSSPDIARMINFAPGLDGPRGVAVWEGGGEMSPCSPARPTEIYGQHILFDSSLPSGGPQWPQPAMIGPGPGNYHQRTPMVKAAYAGEMAVYWYDSQNGNNGLMGTMLTNLGTTIRWVKRSDAEVAQTPQPSIAISSIWPQPQYANADGVNISCTGPVDAGVSLEIYDMLGRRLQTLFSGTMRESGLLLRFDPIKLGLQAGSYIVRMSSGASQVTRSFVILR from the coding sequence GTGGCGGATATCTACTGTCAGCGCTTCGAGCTGAGCACGGGCAGGCGCGACCCGGGATGGCCGGTGAACGGTGTGCCGGTGTGCCAAACGGGAACGCACAACGAGCGTCCACGCATCGTGGGCACCGACGACGGCGCATTCATCACCTGGATAGACTATCGCAACGATCCGGGCGTGCAGCCGCGCAACCGCGACGTGTATCTGCAATACATGCAGAGCGCGACGGCCAATCCGGCTCCGGGTTGGGCGCAGAACGGCATCCCGGTCTCGACCATGAGCGATCCCGACCAGATCAATCCGGAACTCGACGTTGACAATATACCGACGCCCGACGGGCAGGGCGTGGTGGTGACGTATCAGGACGCGCGCGACTATGCTCTCGGCGGAGCGATGTGGCGCGTGATGGTCAATCATATCGGCGCGAACACCAATCAGCTGTATCTCAACGGCGATAGGCCCGTCACGCTCAACGCGCCAGGCAATCAGGAATTCCCGCAGATTGTGAACACAGGCAGGAATCCCGCCGTTCAGGACCGCCGGGCCATCATCGTCTGGCAGGACGATGGAACAAACCCGGGCTCCTTCACCCCCGACATCATGGCGCAGGCACTGGATTCGGGTGCCAATCTGCTATTTCCGACGCAGGGTGCCATAGTCTGCGATGCGCAGGACGCTCAACAATTCCCGCAAATCACCTTGTGGGAGCATTTCCCCGATCCGCAAACCTTCATACCGCTGGTGACCGTGGGTTGGGAGGACAGTCGAGACCAGCAAGCCACCGGCGTCGACATTTACGCGGGCTTGCTGGATGCGAGAGGACCCGGGGTGATGGTGAATCCCCTGGGCACGAACGGCGATCCGATTTGCCAACTGCCCTACGACCAGACGCAGCTCGCCATGGACAATCTTCTTGCGAGCAGCGTGATAAACGAAAACACCGTGTTCGCGTGGAAGCATCATACGGGCACGGAAATGGACATCTGGTATCAGGAAGTCAACCTCCCGTCGTGGACGTATCAGCAGCAACTCAACGGCTGGCCGGTGACGGAGGCGCGCGGTGATCAGGTGCTGCCACAGGCAAGCCGCCGGGTATTCACCTGGCAGGACGGGCGCCGCAAGCCCATACCCAACGACAATCAGGACGACGAGAATATCTACTGCCAGACCCCCGGCGAATGCACCGGTGCAACCGGCATGGCCTGGCGCGACGAATTCGCCTACTGGACCTTCGGCGAGGATGCGGAGAATTTCCGCTTCGTGAGCGACAAATTCGACGGCTCCACCTACATCGTGTGGGACGAGATCCGCTACCCCTATGGGCAGCCGGGTACGGAATACCGCATGGTGTTCATACAAAAGCTGGACCGCTACGGCGTTCCCCGCTGGTCCACCAACGGCGTCGTTGTGAATCCATACATCGGCGGCAACGCCGCAAGCCTCAATGCCCGACTGCCGGATGTGTGCATCGACGGACAGGGTGGCGCAAGAGTGGTCTGGGAGCAGGAGGTCACTGGAAGCGCACCTTCAAGATTCAATTGCTGGACAGCAAATGTTTCAGCGTCAGGAGTAGCGACCCTAGTGCCGATTTTGTGGGGCGGAGCTGGCACTGGGTTCGATTATCGCGAACCACGCATTCTCCCTGTGAACTCGCCAGCCATCAATGCTCTTATTGGCTGTCTGAGCAATGATAATCTTTCAGGATTCAGACAGATGAAGCTCGGATTCTGGACTACGGTCCCAGGAGTTGGCCTGTTTGACATGATACCGGGTAGTCCTGGCCATCATGAATCCCTCATCATCGCCTGGGACGGAGCGGATTACCTGTATGGTGTGAGCAATGAACCCACTTCGGGGAACATTGACCTTGCTAATCTCGACTTAGCAATGCCGCAAGCTACTCCGACTACTCCCATTCCATACAGCTCTTTCCAAGGTTACGACCTTGCCGCCGGCACCACCGGTGGTATAATGAGCGGCTCGGCCATACTCGCGTACGCAATTGTCCCTCCGGGCGGACAAACCTCTGATGTGTTTGTGAACACCTATCAGTTTGGAGCTCTCAATACTGCTCTGATGCTGACGAATAACAGCCCTTCAGAATTCTCGAGCCACCCGGCGATCGATGTGGACAGTCTCCGCAATGCGGGTTCGAGCGAGGAAGGGGCGCTGATGGTCTGGAATACCGCATTCACCATCCCAGGTGGCACATACCATCGAGTCGAGTCGAACCGTGTGACCTTCCCGAACGCTTGGCCCGCCCCTGGCGTTCCGGAATATGGCCAGAACCTGCTTCTCGATATAGGCCTCACCGCGCCTTCGTCCCCGGACATCGCTCGCATGATCAATTTCGCACCCGGTCTCGACGGTCCTCGCGGCGTGGCTGTGTGGGAAGGTGGCGGTGAGATGAGTCCGTGCAGTCCCGCGCGTCCGACCGAGATCTACGGACAGCACATACTCTTCGATTCCTCTCTTCCTTCCGGTGGACCGCAGTGGCCGCAGCCGGCAATGATTGGACCCGGACCCGGCAATTACCATCAACGCACACCTATGGTCAAAGCGGCCTACGCGGGCGAAATGGCGGTGTACTGGTACGACAGTCAGAACGGCAACAACGGCCTCATGGGTACCATGCTGACCAACCTCGGCACGACCATACGATGGGTGAAACGTTCCGATGCGGAAGTGGCACAGACGCCTCAACCAAGCATAGCCATCTCTTCCATCTGGCCGCAACCGCAATACGCCAATGCCGATGGTGTGAACATTTCCTGCACGGGACCAGTCGATGCAGGCGTATCTCTCGAGATATACGATATGCTCGGTCGACGCCTACAAACGCTGTTCTCGGGTACCATGCGCGAAAGTGGACTGTTGCTGCGCTTCGATCCGATCAAACTCGGCTTGCAGGCGGGAAGCTACATCGTCCGCATGAGCAGCGGTGCCAGCCAGGTTACCCGCTCCTTCGTCATTCTCCGTTGA